Proteins found in one Cyprinus carpio isolate SPL01 chromosome B10, ASM1834038v1, whole genome shotgun sequence genomic segment:
- the auts2a gene encoding autism susceptibility gene 2 protein isoform X6 — translation MIKSSWFYVKFKYNEKLKPGQNNCKDSDSESVSGESKPSIRSSSRDRPTDCESESDQEDKGSDASSEKLFSTAAVKVPDFSVNTLSTNASQELRGLGIPKVSGLERSQEKSQETSRELSSATPSLVPTSHPKPPLPAPLNVQLPPSNRGLPLPPSPAQTQHPCPERPLRPLSPPNTLPQTQGQKPSQAPPAQLQHPPEPPPHPRPPRTPSIYHHPPSPAPPPTQQNPTQPVQHRPPSRCHPRPISAYNSSLNGLSSSRSSTPGKPPGPSLAPHLHHHHPAPTGAAASFPLPLQANPTASHTFPPSLPPSTLPHHTNMFASPAALPPPPPLTSNTLPVPGHPAGSAYSEQDLLRQELNTRFLASQSADRGASLGPPPYLRTEFHQHQHQHQHQHQHTHQHTHQHTFTPFPHAIMPTPAPPMVRTPARNFDKYPTKVDPFYRHSLFHSYPPAVSGIPPVIPPTGPFGSQQGAFQPKTSNPLDVAGRPGAVPHTLLQKDPRLTDPFRPVLRKPGKWCAMHVHIAWQIYHHQQKVKQQMQVDPHKLDFGFKPEFLSRPPGPTLFGAIHHPHDLARPASLFSAAGNTHPSAAPFGHPPHHPSNFLTPGPHLEPFNRPSSFGGLASLSTAAFGGLGNPTLASNSIFGHKDAPSAQQHFSGPHEPWNRLHRTPPSFPTPPPWLKPGDPERSTSVSSHERERERDRERERDLDKRDSSVNKDDKEREPTEKRHQNHPSPIPVNALTLMSHTRSSEPSRNHIPSSESRDKDKLKDREREREHSDWKDSNTDEHKVKENHHSDKDAPIIHNGRVSEDKPANRVTASPYMRPGGIDRVNGGLTRDVLEKKTDITYEKKNSEIKVKEERKEEQDGSTERSPEQRSTPQAPPPPPPPAALHPPSSMPVPMGMASMHPINSISSLERTRMVAPFMGISPIPGAERFPYPAFHWDPMRDPYRGLDIHRRDPLARELLLRNDPLHRLAAPRLYEAERSYRDREPHDFNRDHPHGLVLEQRREQERAHLEERERLHLLREDYEQGRLHPMHHHTLDGHLPHPGLMAPGIPSMHYPRVSPSSAVAAQNGILNKTPPTASLSAPPPLIPTLGVRSTSPRRTTPLGTDIRDRPPSHTHKDIEAR, via the exons tTCCAGATTTTAGCGTTAACACGCTCTCCACAAATGCCAGCCAGGAGCTGCGAGGCCTGGGCATTCCCAAGGTGTCAGGCCTAGAGCGCAGTCAAGAGAAGAGCCAGGAGACGTCCCGTGAACTCTCGTCGGCCACCCCCTCACTGGTGCCCACTTCTCACCCCAAACCTCCCCTCCCCGCCCCCCTTAACGTCCAGCTACCCCCCTCCAACCGGGGGTTACCCTTGCCCCCAAGCCCAGCCCAAACCCAGCACCCTTGCCCAGAGCGTCCACTGAGACCACTTTCACCCCCTAACACCCTGCCTCAAACCCAGGGTCAAAAGCCCTCTCAGGCACCCCCAGCCCAGCTTCAGCACCCACCTGAGCCTCCACCTCACCCAAGGCCACCTCGAACTCCAAGCATCTACCACCACCCCCCATCACCAGCGCCACCCCCGACCCAGCAGAACCCCACCCAACCTGTGCAACACAGACCGCCCTCACGGTGCCATCCGCGCCCAATCTCTGCCTACAACAGCAGCCTCAACGGACTGAG CAGCAGTCGAAGCAGCACTCCAGGGAAGCCCCCGGGCCCCTCTCTAGCCCCCCATCTGCACCATCACCATCCTGCCCCCACTGGGGCAGCAGCCTCCTTCCCCCTGCCCCTGCAGGCAAACCCCACGGCTTCGCACACCTTCCCCCCCTCCCTGCCGCCCTCCACTCTTCCTCATCACACCAATATGTTTGCGTCGCCTGCTGCtctgcctccacctcctcctctcaCCTCAAACACTCTGCCGGTCCCCGGACACCCAGCTGGGAGTGCCTACTCAG AACAAGACCTTCTCCGGCAGGAATTAAACACTCGTTTCCTGGCGTCTCAGAGTGCTGATCGCGGGGCATCATTGGGGCCCCCTCCATACCTGCGGACTGAGTTCCACCAGCACCAGCACCAGCATCAGCATCAGCACcagcacacacaccaacacacacaccagcacacctTCACCCCTTTTCCCCACGCCATCATGCCCACGCCTGCACCGCCCATGGTGCGTACCCCAGCCAGAAAT TTCGACAAATATCCCACTAAAGTGGACCCCTTCTACAGACACAGC ctGTTCCACTCTTACCCCCCAGCAGTGTCTGGCATTCCGCCCGTCATCCCACCGACGGGGCCCTTCGGATCTCAGCAGGGAGCGTTCCAGCCCAAG ACCTCAAACCCTCTAGACGTGGCAGGCAGGCCTGGAGCCGTCCCACACACACTCCTTCAGAAAGACCCTCGG CTGACAGATCCGTTCCGGCCCGTTCTCAGG AAACCAGGAAAGTGGTGTGCTATGCATGTCCATATAGCCTGGCAAATTTACCACCACCAACAGAAAGTAAAG cagcagATGCAGGTTGACCCACACAAGCTGGACTTTGGCTTCAAACCGGAGTTCCTAAGTCGACCCCCAGGCCCCACCCTTTTTGGAGCTATCCATCACCCTCATGACTTGGCACGACCTGCATCGCTTTTCTCAGCAGCAG GGAACACACATCCCTCAGCTGCACCTTTCGGACACCCTCCACATCACCCTAGCAATTTTCTCACCCCAGGACCCCACTTGG AGCCCTTCAACAGACCATCTTCATTTGGAGGTCTGGCCTCATTAAGCACTGCAGCCTTTGGTGGGCTGGGAAACCCAACACTCG cATCCAACTCTATATTTGGCCACAAAGATGCACCCAGCGCACAACAGCACTTCAGTGGACCCCATGAGCCATGGAACAGACTCCACCGAACTCCGCCGTCCTTCCCCACCCCACCTCCCTGGCTCAAACCTGGAGACCCTGAACGAAGCACGTCAGTCAGCTCCCACGAGAGAGAACGAgaaagggacagagagagagaacgtgACCTGGACAAGAGGGATTCATCAGTCAACAAGGATGATAAAGAGCG GGAACCTACTGAAAAAAGGCACCAGAATCATCCATCCCCGATTCCTGTTAACGCCCTCACTCTGATGAGTCACACCCGGTCGTCTGAGCCCTCCCGGAACCACATCCCTTCAAGCGAGTCTCGGGACAAGGACAAGCTCAAAGATCGCGAGAGAGAACGAGAGCACTCGGACTGGAAAGACTCCAATACAGATGAGCACAAGGTGAAGGAGAATCACCACAGTGACAAGGACGCTCCCATCATCCACAATGGCCGGGTTTCTGAAGACAAGCCAGCCAATCGAGTTACAGCGTCACCCTACATGCGGCCAGGGGGCATAGATCGGGTGAACGGCGGGCTGACGCGAGATGTTCTGGAGAAAAAGACCGATATCACCTATGAGAAGAAAAACAGCGAGATAAAGGTGAAAGAAGAGAGGAAAGAGGAGCAAGATGGTTCCACAGAAAGATCCCCGGAACAAAGATCTACACCGCaagcacctcctcctcctcctcctcctgctgctctCCACCCTCCGTCTTCAATGCCGGTACCCATGGGCATGGCCAGTATGCATCCCATAAACAGTATCAGTAGTCTGGAGAGGACTCGTATGGTGGCCCCCTTCATGGGTATCAGTCCCATCCCAGGGGCAGAGAGATTCCCCTATCCCGCCTTTCACTGGGATCCCATGAGGGACCCTTACCGGGGACTTGATATCCATCGAAGGGATCCGTTAGCTCGGGAACTGCTACTGCGGAATGACCCTCTGCACCGGTTAGCAGCGCCACGACTTTACGAAGCAGAACGCTCATACCGGGACCGGGAGCCTCATGACTTTAACCGAGACCACCCTCACGGGCTGGTCTTGGAACAGCGGCGGGAACAAGAGCGGGCACACCTAGAGGAGCGGGAACGTCTGCACTTGCTCAGAGAAGACTACGAGCAGGGGCGTCTGCACCCAATGCATCACCACACTTTAGACGGACACCTCCCTCATCCGGGTCTCATGGCCCCTGGAATTCCCAGCATGCACTACCCTCGTGTTAGCCCCTCCTCTGCCGTGGCTGCCCAGAATGGAATCCTCAACAAAACCCCTCCCACCGCATCACTCAGTGCCCCGCCCCCTCTTATCCCAACCCTGGGAGTGCGTTCCACATCTCCCAGACGGACTACCCCACTTGGCACTGACATTAGAGACAgacccccctcacacacacacaaagacatcgAGGCACGGTGA